In the Thermodesulfobacteriota bacterium genome, GAGTGGACGGACCGGCAGGGCCTGGCGCTCATCCTCACGACCGGGGGAACCGGTGTGGGGCCCCGGGACGTGACCCCCGAGGCCACCCGGGAGGTGTTGGAGCGCGAAGTGCCCGGCATGGCCGAGGCCATGCGGTGGGTGAGCCTCCAGAAGACCCCCCACGCGGTCATCTCCCGGGCGGTGGCCGGCATCCGCCGTCGCACCCTCATCGTGAACCTCCCGGGGAGCCCCCGGGCCGTGCGGGAGAACCTGTCGGTGCTGCTGCCCGCCCTCCCCCACGCGGTGGAGAAGATCCACGGCGACCCCTCGGAGTGCGCGACGTGATCCCCTGTCCCAGGCGTCACCCCCTGCGGGCCGCGCTCCCTGCCGCGGCCCTGGCGGTCCTCCTCCTTTCCGGGTGTGCGAGCCTCTTGCCGGGCGCCCGGGAGGAAGCCCCGGCGGTGCTCCACCCCCAGGTCTCCCGGTCCACGGGCACCGTGTGGCTCCAGCCGCGGCACGCCCGGGAGCCGCTGCCCCTGACCGGCCCGCTCCTCCTGGAGCCCGGGGACCGTCTGGAGACCGGGCCGGACGGGAAGGTGGAGGTGCTCCTGCCCGGCGCCGCGGTGCGGGCCTACGGCGGCAGCCGGTTCCAGGTGCTCTACGCCTTCGAGGGACGGCGGGCCGGGGCGTCCGAGGTGCGGGTCGAGGAGGGAGAGGTGCTGGTGCGGCGGCTGGGCAGCGAACCCTTGCCGGTGCAGACGGAGGCCCTTCGGGTGGAGGTGGGGCCCCTGGCCACGGTGCTGGTGGGGTCGCGGGGCGCCGCCCACCACGCCGCCTGCTACGAGGGTCGGGCCGAGGCCCGAAACAGCCGGGTGCGCGGCCAGACCGTGGTGTGGATCGCCAAGGGGCAGCGTCTCACCCTGGACGACGCGGCAACCGTGGCCTACCTCCAGGACGCCAAGCTCCCGGCGGAGTGGAGCCGGTGGGAGACCCCCTCGGCCCTCACCGCCGGCATCGTGCCCCCTCCCACCGCAACCGAGCGCCGCTGACGGTTGGATGTGATTTCTCTCACCCGCACTCCGAGTACCCGCAGCTGCGGCAGAGCACGCAGCCCTCCTCGTGCTCCACGGCGTCGCCGCACTCGGGGCACGCTCCGCCCAGCGCCACGTGGGTTTCCGCCGCGGTCTCGGGGTGCAGGTGGGTGTGCACCGCGATGCCCAGGGCGTCGGCGCAGGAGAGTACACGGTGGGGGCCGAACCCCGCGGGCTTGTGGCACGAGATGCCCCGGAGCTGCCGCATCACGGGCAGGGGGTCCAGCCCCGAGCGCCACGCCAGGGAAACCAGCCGCCCAATGGCCTCGCACTGGCTCGCGGCGCACCCGCCGGCCTTTCCCATGGTGGTGAAGACCTCGAAGAGGCCCTGCTCGTCCTCGTTGATGGTGACGTACAGGGGCCCGCACCCGGTCTGCATCTGGTAGGTCTTGCCCGAGAGTGCGCGAGGGCGTTCCCGCTTGCGGGGCGTTCCGGGGGCCGCCGCGGCGGGAGCCTTTTCGGCGGAGGGGGTCGGCGTGGAGAGGACCTGCCCGTCCCGGCTCCCGTCGCGGTAGATCGTCACCCCCTTGCATCCCAGGCGGTGGGCCAGCCAGAAGACCTCCGCCACCTCGTGGCGGGCCGCCGAGCGGGGAAAGTTCACGGTCTTGGAGACCGCGTTGTCCGTGTGCTTCTGGAATGCCGCCTGCATCCGGATGTGGTCTTCGGGGGTGATGTCGTGGGCGGTCACGAAGACCCGGCGCGCCGCCTCGGGGACCTCGGGGAGGTCGTGCACCGACGCCCCCGCGGCCAGCCGGCGCAGGAGGCCTTCGGAGTGGAACCCGCGCTGCCGGGCCTCTTCCTCGAACACGGGGTTGACCTCGAGCATCTCCGTGCCGTCCATGACGCGGCGGACGAAGGCCAGGGAGAACAGGGGCTCGATGCCCGAGGAGCACCCGGCGAGGATCGAGATGGTACCCGTGGGGGCGATGGTGGTGCGGGTGGCGTTGCGCACCGGCCGGGCACCGGCGACGTCGTACGCCGAGCCCGGGAAGTTCGGGAAGGGGCCGCGGGCCTCGGCCAGGTCCTCCGAGGCCTCCCGGGCGGCGGCGTTCACGAAGGCCATGAGGCTCTCGCCGAGCTCCAGCGACGCCGGCGAGCCGTAGGGGATGCCGAGGCGAAACAGGAGGTCGGCCCACCCCATGATCCCCAGGCCGATCTTGCGGTTGCCCCGGGTCATCCGGGCGATCTCCGGCAGGGGGTAGCGGTTCACGTCCACCACGTTGTCGAGGAAGTGCACGGCCCGGCGCACCACGCGCCCCAGCCGGTCCCAGTCCACCTCGCCGTCGCGCTCCATCCCCGCCAGGTTGACGCTGCCCAGGTTGCACGACTCGTAGGGGAGCAGGGGCTGCTCGCCGCAGGGGTTGGTGGACTCGATGCGCCCGAGCTTCGGAGTGGGGTTGTCCCGCTCCATCCGGTCGATGAAGACCACCCCGGGCTCTCCCGTGGCCCAGGCTTCCTCCACGATCCGGTCGAAGACCTCCCGAGCGCGTAGGGCGCCCGAAGGCTGGCCGTCCCGGGGGTTGACCAGGGGGTATTCCCCGTCGGCCTCCACGGCGGCCATGAAGGTCTCGGTGACGGCCACGGAGAGGTTGAAGTTGGTCAGCAGCGACGTGTCGGACTTCACCGAGACGAACTCCCGGATGTCCGGGTGGTCCACCCGGAGGATGCCCATGTTCGCTCCCCGCCGGGTGCCGCCCTGCTTGATCATCTCGGTTGCGGTGTCGAACACCTTCATGAAGCTGATGGGCCCCGAGGAGACCCCGCTCGTGGAGCGGACCCGGTCGTTCTTGGGCCGCACCCGGGAAAAGCTGAACCCTGTGCCCCCCCCGGACTTGTGGATGAGCGCCGTGTTCTTCACCGCCTCGAAGATGCTCTCCATGGTGTCTTCCACGGGGAGCACGAAGCAGGCGGAGAGCTGCCCGAGCTCCCGCCCCGCGTTCATCAGCGTGGGCGAGTTCGGCAGGAACTCCAGCCGGGCCATGAGATCGTAGAAGTCTGCCGCGGCGCGGTCCACGTCGGCGCCGGGATCGTAGAGGCGGTCCGCCTCCGCCACGGCCCGGGCCACCCGGGTGAGGAGCTCCTGGGGTCTTTCCACCACCCGCCCCTCGGCGTCCTTGCGCAGGTAGCGCTTCTCCAGCACGGTGAGGGCGTTGGCGGAAAACGGCGGGCGCCGTTCCATGGGGATGACGCGGGCGGCGGAGTGGGGCATGGGGTCCTCCAGGGCACATACAGCATTTGGTATGGGCCGCGAATCATACCCCAAGATATTGTGGAGTGGTCAAGTCTGTTTTCGGGAAAAATGCAAACGGGCGGCCTGGGGGCCGCCCGTACAGGCGCAAACGGGGTGAGCTATTCCTTGGGTGCGGCTCCTGCGCCCTTGTTCCCTGCCTCCGCCCCGGCTTCGGCGGGGTGTTCCGGGTCGGTGCCCGGGGGGGGCGGTACGGCGGGCTCGACGGCTTCCGGCTTTCGGGGCGCCTTCTTCAGGGGGCGGGGCTCCGGAGGCGGCGCCTGGAGGATCTC is a window encoding:
- a CDS encoding MogA/MoaB family molybdenum cofactor biosynthesis protein — its product is MREPHESHMSAPWPVGILTLSDKGSRGEREDLSGAAIRELLDPAVFAVEAYRVIPDERGEIVATLVEWTDRQGLALILTTGGTGVGPRDVTPEATREVLEREVPGMAEAMRWVSLQKTPHAVISRAVAGIRRRTLIVNLPGSPRAVRENLSVLLPALPHAVEKIHGDPSECAT
- a CDS encoding vitamin B12-dependent ribonucleotide reductase, with product MPHSAARVIPMERRPPFSANALTVLEKRYLRKDAEGRVVERPQELLTRVARAVAEADRLYDPGADVDRAAADFYDLMARLEFLPNSPTLMNAGRELGQLSACFVLPVEDTMESIFEAVKNTALIHKSGGGTGFSFSRVRPKNDRVRSTSGVSSGPISFMKVFDTATEMIKQGGTRRGANMGILRVDHPDIREFVSVKSDTSLLTNFNLSVAVTETFMAAVEADGEYPLVNPRDGQPSGALRAREVFDRIVEEAWATGEPGVVFIDRMERDNPTPKLGRIESTNPCGEQPLLPYESCNLGSVNLAGMERDGEVDWDRLGRVVRRAVHFLDNVVDVNRYPLPEIARMTRGNRKIGLGIMGWADLLFRLGIPYGSPASLELGESLMAFVNAAAREASEDLAEARGPFPNFPGSAYDVAGARPVRNATRTTIAPTGTISILAGCSSGIEPLFSLAFVRRVMDGTEMLEVNPVFEEEARQRGFHSEGLLRRLAAGASVHDLPEVPEAARRVFVTAHDITPEDHIRMQAAFQKHTDNAVSKTVNFPRSAARHEVAEVFWLAHRLGCKGVTIYRDGSRDGQVLSTPTPSAEKAPAAAAPGTPRKRERPRALSGKTYQMQTGCGPLYVTINEDEQGLFEVFTTMGKAGGCAASQCEAIGRLVSLAWRSGLDPLPVMRQLRGISCHKPAGFGPHRVLSCADALGIAVHTHLHPETAAETHVALGGACPECGDAVEHEEGCVLCRSCGYSECG